In a genomic window of Mucilaginibacter sp. KACC 22063:
- a CDS encoding sensor histidine kinase, producing the protein MSAPVTTFANLRWVFLTCGLIWTALQVYLIHSFGFDWYVASVDGVISAVALAASCWLIDNTLRFYQPSQSSYLNLLIWCGLLAGVCLAISRFVLPLIITLPEYYIFVTKSIVIRFFTNFLAIGWMAMISLVWYAQQDHKENEKRKAEAEKLAKEAELYNLRQQLQPHFLFNSLNSINALIGFKPDEARKMIHQLSDFLRGTLKKDDQHMVTLSEELAHLQLYLDIEKVRFGHRLQTEISCDDFCKVATLPPLLLQPVVENAIKFGLYDTIGSVTVSIRGEMEDNYLQIIVQNPYDPQTAKPRQGTGFGLSGMQRRLHLIYARNDLVETFVNDNIFTTIIKVPQA; encoded by the coding sequence TTGAGTGCACCTGTAACCACTTTTGCTAACCTGCGTTGGGTATTTCTTACCTGCGGCCTTATCTGGACCGCTTTGCAGGTTTATCTGATCCATAGTTTTGGGTTCGACTGGTACGTTGCCTCTGTCGATGGGGTGATCAGTGCGGTGGCGCTTGCTGCTTCGTGCTGGTTAATTGATAATACACTTCGTTTTTACCAGCCATCACAAAGCAGTTACCTTAATCTTTTAATCTGGTGCGGCTTGTTAGCCGGTGTTTGTTTGGCGATAAGCCGTTTTGTATTGCCACTCATCATCACTCTTCCCGAATATTACATCTTCGTCACTAAATCAATAGTGATACGGTTTTTTACCAACTTTTTAGCCATAGGCTGGATGGCCATGATCAGTTTGGTATGGTACGCACAGCAAGATCATAAAGAGAACGAAAAGCGTAAAGCCGAAGCCGAAAAGTTAGCCAAAGAGGCTGAGTTGTATAACCTTCGCCAGCAACTGCAACCACACTTTTTATTTAACAGCTTAAACTCCATCAATGCACTCATCGGCTTTAAGCCCGATGAGGCAAGAAAGATGATACACCAGCTATCTGACTTTTTGCGTGGTACATTGAAAAAGGACGATCAGCACATGGTCACCCTGTCTGAAGAGTTAGCCCACCTGCAGCTATATCTTGATATTGAAAAGGTGCGTTTCGGGCACCGTTTGCAAACAGAGATCAGTTGCGATGATTTTTGTAAAGTTGCTACCCTGCCGCCTTTGCTATTGCAACCAGTTGTAGAGAATGCTATTAAATTCGGATTGTATGATACTATTGGTAGTGTAACGGTTAGTATAAGAGGCGAAATGGAAGATAACTACCTGCAAATTATTGTGCAAAATCCTTATGATCCGCAAACGGCAAAACCACGCCAGGGAACTGGCTTTGGTTTAAGTGGCATGCAAAGAAGGTTACATTTGATATATGCCCGCAATGATTTAGTTGAAACCTTCGTAAATGATAATATCTTTACAACTATTATAAAAGTTCCGCAGGCATGA
- a CDS encoding LytR/AlgR family response regulator transcription factor has translation MKKALIIDDEPLARMVVLEYLQHFKNEIEVLQECGDGFEGMKAIMQHQPDIIFLDVQMPKINGFEMLELLEQPPAVIFTTAFDEYAIKAFEAHAIDYLLKPFSKDRFDKAVEKFLALANSAPQQKEQQKHTEELLDTMAQAVQHDRIVVKTGTKVKIIPVNDVVYLEADDDYVNIHTSEGAFLKNKTMSFFEKVLDPRQFARVHRSFIVAIDQITRIDPYEKDSHIAILKSGAKVPVSKTGYVKLKQVLGI, from the coding sequence ATGAAGAAAGCGCTGATCATTGATGATGAACCACTGGCACGCATGGTGGTATTAGAATATTTGCAGCATTTTAAAAACGAAATAGAAGTATTGCAGGAGTGTGGCGATGGCTTTGAAGGTATGAAAGCCATTATGCAGCACCAGCCGGATATTATATTTCTGGATGTGCAAATGCCTAAGATCAATGGCTTTGAAATGCTGGAACTTTTAGAGCAACCGCCGGCTGTAATATTTACCACTGCATTTGACGAGTACGCCATTAAAGCATTTGAAGCACACGCAATAGATTACCTGCTGAAACCATTTAGTAAAGATCGTTTTGATAAAGCTGTGGAGAAATTTTTAGCGCTTGCTAACAGTGCCCCTCAGCAAAAAGAGCAGCAAAAGCATACTGAAGAGTTGCTGGATACCATGGCGCAGGCCGTTCAGCATGACCGTATTGTAGTTAAAACTGGTACTAAGGTTAAGATCATCCCGGTTAACGATGTGGTTTATCTGGAGGCTGATGATGATTATGTAAACATCCATACGTCTGAAGGTGCTTTCCTGAAAAATAAAACGATGAGCTTTTTCGAAAAGGTACTTGATCCACGCCAGTTTGCACGTGTTCACCGTTCGTTTATCGTAGCGATAGACCAGATCACCCGTATAGATCCTTACGAAAAGGATTCACACATTGCCATATTGAAATCAGGTGCAAAAGTGCCGGTAAGCAAAACCGGTTATGTAAAACTAAAGCAAGTATTAGGAATTTAA
- a CDS encoding NIPSNAP family protein, with the protein MKNLLLICIFLLSVIVVKAQPKGDYYKINIYHTTSKAQLDSLDDYLQNTFVPKVHKMGISKVGVFHPIANDTSADKRIVVWLPLKTFNQATEFMPDPSAAKYKRMESILLSAFPDALHYQLPDLKGNKQDHIYELRSYEGPTEERYISKVKMFNAGGEVKLFKRLNFNAVFYASVIAGSHMPNLMYLTSFDDMASHDAHWKAFGNDAEWKHLNTFAEYSGNVSHADIILMHAAPYSDF; encoded by the coding sequence ATGAAAAACCTACTGCTAATCTGTATCTTTTTATTAAGTGTTATTGTTGTAAAAGCGCAACCTAAAGGCGACTATTACAAGATCAATATCTACCATACTACCAGCAAAGCTCAGCTGGATTCGCTCGACGATTACCTGCAAAATACATTTGTACCCAAAGTGCATAAAATGGGGATTAGCAAAGTGGGCGTGTTTCATCCCATAGCTAATGATACCAGCGCAGATAAGCGCATTGTTGTTTGGCTGCCATTGAAAACGTTTAACCAGGCAACCGAATTTATGCCTGATCCTTCTGCCGCTAAGTATAAAAGAATGGAAAGTATATTGCTTAGTGCATTTCCTGATGCGCTGCACTATCAACTGCCAGATTTAAAAGGGAACAAGCAAGATCATATTTATGAGCTGCGCAGCTACGAAGGGCCTACCGAAGAGCGTTATATTTCAAAAGTGAAGATGTTTAATGCCGGCGGTGAAGTGAAGCTGTTTAAACGATTAAATTTTAATGCCGTGTTTTATGCAAGCGTTATCGCCGGATCGCACATGCCTAACCTGATGTATTTAACAAGTTTTGACGATATGGCCAGCCATGATGCTCATTGGAAAGCCTTTGGAAACGATGCTGAATGGAAGCACTTGAATACCTTCGCCGAATATTCGGGTAATGTATCGCATGCGGATATTATTTTGATGCATGCTGCGCCGTATTCTGATTTTTAA
- a CDS encoding DUF3891 family protein, with protein sequence MIVNYTEQGWEIITQRAHGLLAAQLAMQWKTVNRPKRWTETVIAIAGHDDAQTELDEDDLLTPQGGPVNFDMKLFEAERCKRLLDFSLSRSRYTALLASMHMSFLYQKEANKPEVKAFLKEQQALQKQWCKQLNISQAEADNIYGFLEWCDAFSLLLCRHEVQPEHRLIEISKGGGEHCYTLQQGKKGELDVSPWPFEVNEFEVQIEYRIIPQLQFKNPQDFRTQFLKAEVQERSWVLKNQNTAQHASK encoded by the coding sequence ATGATCGTTAATTACACTGAACAAGGCTGGGAAATCATTACACAACGGGCACATGGCCTGCTTGCTGCACAGTTAGCCATGCAATGGAAAACTGTTAACCGCCCAAAGCGCTGGACTGAAACCGTAATTGCCATTGCCGGGCATGATGATGCCCAGACTGAATTAGATGAGGACGATCTTCTGACGCCACAGGGCGGCCCTGTAAATTTCGATATGAAATTATTTGAAGCTGAGCGCTGTAAGCGCCTGCTCGATTTTTCTTTATCGCGCAGCCGATATACTGCCCTGCTGGCTTCTATGCATATGAGTTTCTTATATCAGAAAGAAGCCAATAAGCCCGAAGTAAAGGCATTCCTTAAAGAGCAGCAGGCTTTACAAAAACAATGGTGTAAGCAATTAAACATTTCGCAAGCAGAGGCTGATAACATTTATGGCTTTTTAGAATGGTGCGATGCATTTTCTCTATTGCTTTGCAGGCATGAAGTGCAACCCGAACACCGCCTTATCGAAATCAGCAAAGGCGGCGGCGAACACTGTTATACCCTACAACAAGGTAAAAAAGGCGAACTTGACGTATCGCCCTGGCCTTTTGAAGTAAATGAGTTTGAGGTACAGATAGAATACCGCATTATTCCGCAGTTGCAGTTTAAAAACCCGCAGGATTTTAGAACCCAGTTTTTAAAAGCAGAAGTGCAGGAACGCAGCTGGGTACTTAAAAATCAGAATACGGCGCAGCATGCATCAAAATAA
- a CDS encoding fumarylacetoacetate hydrolase family protein produces the protein MKLVSYKTEDQEHLGIFANGHIYNLHSCDKLIPDNMNAFLWGGDELMDRAKKVNDEILTGKREAKEELFFELLAPVPHPTSCRDAYAFRQHVETSRRNRGVPMIPEFDQYPVFYFTNHNAVQGPGEVECMPDHFEKLDFELEVAVVLNKKGRNIKAAEADDYIAGFMIMNDMSARTLQMEEMLLNLGPAKGKDFSTVLGPWLVTPDELEQFKVPSPAGHTGNAYKLDMICQVNGKRVSAGNMADMDWTFSEIIERCAYGCDILPGDVIGSGTVGTGCFLELNGTGLLNDANYQPQWLQPGDLVEMEVTGLGALSSVIKKADTDWSLLKLKK, from the coding sequence ATGAAACTTGTATCGTACAAAACCGAAGACCAGGAACATCTGGGCATATTTGCCAATGGCCATATTTATAATCTTCACTCATGCGATAAGCTAATACCCGACAACATGAACGCGTTTTTATGGGGCGGTGATGAGCTGATGGATCGTGCAAAAAAGGTGAACGACGAAATACTTACAGGCAAACGTGAGGCCAAGGAAGAATTATTTTTCGAACTCTTGGCTCCGGTACCGCACCCAACCTCTTGCCGCGATGCTTATGCTTTTCGTCAGCATGTAGAAACATCACGCAGAAACCGCGGCGTGCCGATGATCCCCGAGTTTGACCAATACCCTGTTTTTTACTTCACCAACCATAATGCCGTACAAGGCCCCGGCGAGGTGGAGTGCATGCCAGATCATTTTGAAAAGCTTGACTTTGAACTGGAAGTGGCTGTGGTACTCAACAAAAAAGGACGCAACATTAAGGCTGCAGAAGCTGATGATTATATAGCAGGCTTTATGATTATGAACGATATGAGTGCACGTACCCTGCAAATGGAAGAAATGCTGCTAAACCTTGGCCCCGCTAAAGGAAAAGACTTTAGCACTGTATTAGGTCCGTGGCTAGTAACGCCCGACGAACTTGAACAGTTTAAAGTACCCAGCCCGGCAGGACATACCGGCAATGCTTACAAATTAGATATGATCTGCCAAGTAAATGGCAAACGGGTATCAGCTGGTAATATGGCGGATATGGACTGGACATTTTCCGAAATTATTGAACGCTGCGCCTATGGCTGTGATATTTTACCGGGGGACGTAATTGGGTCTGGAACTGTAGGTACGGGTTGCTTTCTGGAACTGAATGGAACAGGTTTATTGAATGATGCCAATTATCAGCCTCAATGGCTGCAACCCGGTGATTTGGTGGAGATGGAAGTAACCGGTTTAGGGGCTTTAAGCTCTGTGATTAAAAAAGCGGATACCGATTGGAGCCTGCTTAAATTGAAGAAGTAA
- a CDS encoding homogentisate 1,2-dioxygenase — MPVYHTLGQIPHKRHTIFRKPDGGLYAEELVSTEGFSSMYSLVYHCYPPTIVKELGEPYSVEPKIAREKHLKHTSLIGFNVQPEDDYLKSRKPVLVNNDLHISLAAPRQSMTDYFYKNSQADEVIFIHQGTGTLKTGFGNIRFAYGDYLVIPRGTIYQMQFDNVDNRLFIVESFSPIRTPKRYRNQFGQLMEHAPYCERDIKRPENLETHDEKGDFKVLIKKQGLIYPYVYGTHPFDFIGWDGLHYPWAFSIHDFEPITGRVHQPPPVHQTFEGHNFVICSFVPRKFDYHPQSIPAPYNHSNVDSDEVLYYVDGDFMSRKNVVKGQITLHPGGIPHGPHPGSVEKSIGKEATEELAVMIDPFRPLMLTEEALEIEDLDYYKSWAE; from the coding sequence ATGCCTGTTTATCATACGCTGGGACAAATCCCGCATAAGCGTCATACCATTTTCCGTAAACCGGATGGTGGTTTATACGCCGAAGAACTGGTTTCAACAGAAGGTTTTTCAAGCATGTATTCGCTGGTTTATCATTGCTACCCGCCAACCATTGTAAAAGAACTTGGCGAGCCTTACAGTGTTGAACCTAAAATTGCCCGTGAAAAACACTTGAAGCATACCAGCCTTATTGGCTTTAATGTACAGCCAGAGGACGACTACCTGAAAAGCCGTAAGCCGGTATTGGTAAATAATGATCTGCACATTTCGCTTGCTGCACCCCGTCAGTCCATGACCGACTATTTCTATAAGAACAGCCAGGCAGATGAGGTGATTTTTATCCATCAGGGCACCGGGACACTGAAAACCGGCTTCGGCAATATCAGGTTTGCGTATGGCGATTATCTGGTGATCCCGCGTGGTACCATTTACCAAATGCAATTCGACAATGTAGACAACCGCCTTTTTATTGTGGAAAGCTTTAGCCCTATACGTACACCCAAGCGTTACCGTAATCAGTTTGGGCAACTGATGGAGCATGCGCCGTATTGCGAACGCGATATTAAACGCCCCGAAAATCTGGAAACTCATGATGAGAAAGGCGACTTTAAAGTGCTCATTAAAAAGCAGGGGCTGATTTATCCTTATGTATACGGCACGCATCCTTTTGATTTTATTGGCTGGGACGGGTTGCATTATCCCTGGGCATTTTCCATACACGATTTTGAACCAATAACTGGTCGTGTGCATCAACCACCACCAGTACATCAAACCTTTGAGGGGCACAACTTTGTGATCTGCTCATTTGTGCCGCGCAAATTCGATTACCATCCGCAATCTATTCCTGCACCCTATAACCATAGCAACGTGGACAGCGATGAGGTACTTTATTATGTAGATGGCGATTTTATGAGCCGCAAAAATGTAGTTAAAGGTCAAATCACCCTGCATCCCGGCGGTATACCACATGGGCCGCATCCAGGGTCGGTAGAAAAGTCGATCGGTAAAGAAGCCACAGAAGAGCTTGCTGTAATGATCGACCCTTTCCGCCCGTTGATGCTTACCGAAGAAGCCTTAGAAATTGAAGATCTAGACTACTATAAAAGCTGGGCAGAATAA
- the hppD gene encoding 4-hydroxyphenylpyruvate dioxygenase — METLTIANPAQTSDFLPLNGTDYIEFYVGNAKQAAHFYKSAFGFQSLAYAGPETGVRDRASYVLQQGKIRLVLTTPLHSDHPMAEHIKKHGDGVKALALWVDDAYDAFEQTTDRGAVPYQQPQTIKDEHGEVRTSGIQLYGETVHLFIERKNYNGPFLPGYVSWTTEYNPEPTGLLYVDHCVGNVGWHKMNEWVNFYQEVMGFKNILTFDDKMISTEYSALMSKVMSNGNGFVKFPINEPAEGKKKSQIEEYLEYYEGEGVQHMALATNDIVKTVTDLKSRGVEFLTVPTTYYDDLLDRVGHIDEDLEPLKKLGILVDRDEEGYLLQIFTKPVEDRPTVFFEIIQRKGARSFGAGNFKALFEAIEREQELRGNL; from the coding sequence ATGGAAACACTAACAATAGCAAATCCAGCACAAACCAGCGATTTTTTACCGCTGAATGGTACAGATTATATTGAATTTTATGTGGGCAACGCCAAACAGGCGGCTCATTTTTATAAATCAGCTTTCGGCTTTCAAAGCCTGGCTTATGCAGGCCCGGAGACTGGTGTGCGCGACCGTGCATCATACGTGTTGCAACAGGGCAAGATCAGGTTAGTACTTACTACGCCTTTGCATTCTGACCACCCAATGGCGGAGCATATTAAAAAGCATGGCGATGGTGTAAAGGCGCTTGCCTTATGGGTTGATGATGCTTATGATGCTTTTGAGCAAACAACCGACAGGGGAGCAGTACCATATCAGCAGCCGCAAACTATAAAAGACGAGCATGGCGAAGTACGTACCAGCGGTATCCAGCTTTATGGCGAAACCGTACACCTGTTCATCGAACGTAAAAACTATAATGGCCCTTTTTTACCGGGTTATGTAAGTTGGACTACAGAATATAACCCAGAACCAACAGGCTTGTTGTATGTAGATCATTGCGTGGGTAACGTGGGCTGGCATAAAATGAACGAATGGGTGAATTTTTACCAGGAAGTAATGGGCTTTAAAAACATCCTCACTTTTGATGATAAAATGATCTCTACTGAATACTCGGCCTTAATGAGCAAGGTAATGAGTAACGGAAATGGTTTTGTGAAATTCCCGATCAATGAGCCGGCAGAAGGCAAAAAGAAATCGCAGATTGAGGAATATCTGGAATATTACGAAGGCGAAGGCGTGCAGCATATGGCGCTTGCTACCAATGATATTGTAAAAACCGTGACTGACCTTAAAAGCAGGGGAGTAGAGTTTTTGACTGTACCTACTACTTATTATGATGACCTGCTTGACAGGGTTGGCCATATTGACGAAGACCTGGAGCCGCTTAAAAAATTAGGCATACTGGTTGACCGTGACGAAGAGGGGTATTTACTGCAAATCTTTACCAAGCCGGTCGAAGACAGGCCAACTGTTTTCTTCGAGATCATTCAGCGTAAAGGGGCGCGCTCTTTTGGAGCAGGCAACTTTAAAGCATTGTTCGAGGCGATAGAGCGCGAGCAGGAATTAAGAGGCAATTTATAA
- a CDS encoding YdeI/OmpD-associated family protein, with protein MSRFEPHTDEYIEKAADFAKPLLAHIRELVHKACPEIEEKMKWGHVHFDYKGPVCYMAAFKQHCNFGFWKTSLMPDPASLFKGSEEESKLNGLKTIADLPPDDVMIEYISNAILLNEQGKKVVKAKPKAENAEIETPDYFKAALNKNANAQKHFDAFSNSKRKEYIQWLEEAKTEATRHKRLDTAMEWIAEGKSRNWKYQ; from the coding sequence ATGAGCCGATTTGAACCGCACACAGACGAATATATAGAGAAGGCCGCCGATTTTGCCAAGCCTTTACTTGCTCACATTCGCGAACTTGTACATAAGGCATGCCCCGAGATTGAAGAAAAAATGAAATGGGGGCACGTGCATTTTGATTATAAAGGACCAGTATGCTACATGGCTGCGTTTAAACAGCACTGCAATTTCGGGTTCTGGAAAACCAGCCTGATGCCCGACCCCGCATCGTTATTTAAAGGGAGTGAGGAAGAAAGCAAGCTAAACGGTTTAAAAACTATTGCCGATCTGCCACCCGATGATGTGATGATTGAATATATCAGCAATGCCATTCTGCTGAATGAGCAGGGTAAAAAAGTAGTTAAGGCTAAACCTAAAGCTGAAAATGCAGAGATAGAAACGCCGGATTATTTTAAGGCTGCTTTAAACAAAAATGCGAATGCTCAGAAACATTTCGATGCTTTTTCTAATAGTAAACGCAAGGAATATATACAGTGGCTGGAAGAAGCCAAGACAGAAGCTACCCGGCATAAACGTTTAGATACCGCTATGGAATGGATAGCCGAAGGCAAAAGCAGAAACTGGAAATATCAGTAA
- a CDS encoding type I phosphomannose isomerase catalytic subunit has product MQTLYPLKFKTIYKDKIWGGQKIKTYLHKDFGDLPNCGETWEISGVKSDVSVIANGELEGQSLADLLEQYKEELVGKKVYEHFGNTFPLLVKFIDANDDLSIQVHPNDELAKKRHNSFGKTEMWYVIEADPGSTLISGFNQELNQDIYLEKLNSGHIMDILNCEDVKADDVFFLPAGRVHTIGKGLLIAEIQQTSDITYRIYDFDRVDDKGNKRELHTEEALAAIDYKHYDHYKTQYTAKQNEAVHLVSCPYFTTNVLDFTENTSRDYSKLDSFVIHVCIAGAYQLKYGNEHYEVKMGDCILLPKNINHVELVTEGGFKILESYIE; this is encoded by the coding sequence ATGCAAACATTGTATCCATTAAAGTTTAAAACCATCTATAAAGACAAGATATGGGGTGGCCAAAAAATAAAAACTTACCTGCATAAAGATTTTGGCGATCTGCCAAACTGCGGCGAAACCTGGGAAATATCAGGCGTTAAGTCTGACGTTTCTGTAATTGCCAATGGCGAGCTGGAAGGCCAGTCTTTAGCCGACCTGCTGGAGCAGTATAAAGAGGAACTGGTAGGCAAAAAAGTTTATGAGCATTTTGGCAACACCTTCCCGTTACTGGTTAAATTTATTGATGCCAATGATGATCTTTCTATCCAGGTGCACCCTAATGATGAGCTGGCTAAAAAACGCCATAACTCGTTTGGTAAAACTGAAATGTGGTATGTGATCGAAGCTGATCCGGGTTCGACTCTAATCTCTGGCTTTAACCAGGAACTTAACCAGGACATCTACTTAGAAAAACTGAACAGCGGCCATATTATGGACATCCTTAACTGCGAGGATGTAAAAGCCGACGATGTTTTCTTTTTACCTGCCGGCCGTGTGCATACCATTGGTAAAGGTTTACTGATTGCCGAAATTCAGCAAACATCAGATATTACGTACCGTATTTATGACTTTGACCGTGTTGACGACAAAGGCAACAAACGCGAACTGCATACTGAAGAGGCTTTAGCTGCCATCGACTATAAACATTACGACCATTACAAAACCCAATACACTGCAAAGCAGAACGAAGCGGTGCATTTGGTAAGCTGTCCTTACTTCACAACCAACGTACTTGACTTTACAGAAAATACGTCAAGAGATTACAGCAAGCTTGATTCGTTTGTAATTCACGTTTGTATTGCAGGCGCTTACCAGCTAAAATATGGCAACGAGCATTACGAGGTTAAAATGGGTGATTGCATCCTGCTGCCAAAAAATATTAACCATGTAGAACTGGTTACCGAAGGCGGATTTAAAATCCTTGAAAGTTATATCGAATAA
- a CDS encoding DUF3267 domain-containing protein, protein MFFVPGILITIVTFPGVIVHELAHQLFCRWFKVPVFKVVYFQMANPAGYVLHEPVNNKLQSIMISIGPFFLNTILGALIAFPAAIPVFKFDNGNIADYLLIYLGVSIAMHAFPSRGDAQSLWQSLKEPDTSLIAKILGYPVIGLIYVGAIGSFFWLDFAYGIAIAVGLPTLLISLLG, encoded by the coding sequence ATGTTTTTTGTTCCCGGCATTTTAATAACAATTGTCACTTTTCCAGGCGTTATTGTACATGAACTGGCGCACCAACTATTTTGCAGATGGTTCAAAGTTCCGGTATTTAAAGTTGTTTATTTTCAGATGGCTAACCCAGCCGGATATGTTTTACATGAGCCGGTAAATAATAAATTGCAATCGATAATGATTAGTATCGGGCCATTCTTTTTAAATACTATTCTCGGAGCACTTATCGCATTTCCTGCCGCTATTCCTGTTTTTAAATTTGATAATGGTAACATAGCAGATTACCTTTTAATTTACTTAGGAGTTTCTATCGCTATGCATGCATTTCCGAGTAGGGGGGATGCTCAGTCTTTGTGGCAGTCTTTAAAAGAGCCTGACACTTCTTTAATTGCAAAAATTTTAGGATACCCGGTTATTGGTTTAATCTATGTGGGTGCCATAGGCAGCTTTTTTTGGCTTGATTTTGCTTACGGTATAGCAATAGCTGTTGGACTACCTACTTTACTGATTAGTCTGTTAGGCTAA